Proteins co-encoded in one Acipenser ruthenus chromosome 3, fAciRut3.2 maternal haplotype, whole genome shotgun sequence genomic window:
- the LOC117394742 gene encoding U6 snRNA-associated Sm-like protein LSm5, producing the protein MAATPVTNPSQLLPLELVDKCIGSRIHIVMKNDKEIVGTLLGFDDFVNMVLEDVTEFEITPEGRRITKLDQILLNGNNITMLIPGGEGPEV; encoded by the exons ATGGCGGCGACTCCTGTTACAAACCCTTCACAGTTGCTCCCGCTCG AGCTTGTGGACAAATGTATTGGATCTCGAATTCACATCGTTATGAAGAATGACAAGGAAATTGTTGGGACCCTGCTTGGATTTGACGACTTTGTCA ATATGGTGCTGGAAGATGTGACAGAATT TGAGATCACACCGGAGGGAAGGAGGATAACCAAGCTGGATCAGATCTTATTAAACGGAAATAACATCACAATG CTTATACCTGGAGGCGAAGGTCCAGAAGTATGA